A DNA window from Camelina sativa cultivar DH55 chromosome 13, Cs, whole genome shotgun sequence contains the following coding sequences:
- the LOC104738033 gene encoding F-box protein At5g18160-like has translation MDEQEEKQRTTQSSSISKTRSSHRNHKSQSIANSIPLHITVEILSRLPAKSIVRCRSACKLWSFITTTPEFIKARSKKTSPPCVLIVFRKHDKLIVFSSPQHKDTYSHVEDCQIPTPKIGFVRRFDSVHGLICMEGSKRLEIWNPTMKRFFTLPEPQGTGDGYYVGGFLGYEPIEGKYKAVCIVRGCNTQVLTLGARESWRVITKGSPIHWPAKDSGRCINGVIYYKAICMPYRHALVSFDLRSESFGLIEFPMRDYVRFLMVSYEGRLALISSIGSVVELWSLEDAENRKYWSCKHFLFSLPANKRFKSLDLKGVTDAGELIYTGMSLNGSFCVVYFDPKKDSIR, from the coding sequence ATGGACGAACAAGAAGAGAAGCAGAGAACAACACAATCTTCATCTATATCGAAAACAAGATCCTCACATCGTAATCACAAATCTCAGTCAATTGCTAACTCGATTCCTCTCCACATAACCGTCGAGATACTCTCAAGACTTCCTGCGAAATCAATCGTGAGATGTCGCTCCGCCTGTAAGCTATGGTCGTTCATCACCACCACACCAGAGTTCATCAAGGCTCGATCCAAAAAGACATCACCACCGTGTGTGCTAATAGTCTTCCGAAAACACGACAAGCTGATCGTTTTCTCGTCTCCGCAACACAAGGATACTTATTCTCATGTGGAAGATTGTCAAATCCCAACCCCAAAGATTGGTTTCGTCCGTCGTTTTGATTCTGTTCACGGTTTGATTTGCATGGAAGGTTCTAAAAGGCTCGAGATTTGGAACCCTACCATGAAACGATTCTTCACTTTACCTGAACCTCAAGGCACCGGAGACGGATACTACGTAGGAGGGTTTTTAGGGTATGAACCGattgaaggtaaatacaaagcAGTCTGCATTGTCAGAGGATGCAACACTCAAGTTCTTACATTAGGAGCTCGAGAATCATGGAGAGTAATAACCAAAGGCAGCCCTATTCATTGGCCTGCTAAAGACAGTGGGAGATGCATTAATGGAGTTATCTACTATAAAGCTATTTGCATGCCTTATAGGCATGCTTTAGTGAGTTTTGATCTCAGGTCTGAAAGTTTCGGTTTGATCGAGTTTCCCATGCGTGATTACGTTCGTTTTCTAATGGTATCTTATGAGGGAAGGTTGGCTTTGATAAGTTCCATTGGCTCCGTTGTTGAATTATGGAGTTTGGAGGATGCAGAGAATCGAAAATACTGGTCGtgtaaacattttcttttcagTCTTCCTGCTAACAAAAGGTTCAAGTCTTTGGATCTGAAGGGTGTTACTGATGCTGGTGAGCTTATCTATACAGGAATGAGTTTGAATGGATCGTTCTGTGTTGTGTATTTTGATCCGAAGAAAGACAGTATAAGATAA